Proteins from a genomic interval of Corynebacterium freiburgense:
- a CDS encoding dynamin family protein, with protein sequence MDLMTTALNQALDYLGSLSPELQQESNRIRQTLEAPPRIVVVGRLKSGKSTLVNALIGAPVAETAALEATNVVTVFQYGAPDRAEAVLLDGQRLPITIQRGKAAELPAPAEKISYIHRWMPTASIRDFSLIDTPGLATLTVENEARTRRILIDGFEQTKAMSVDADAAVFLFDATPRMDEVKFIRDLGFTSLNTLGVLSRADSFGEGALGERDPLEHAYEHAQSLAQQLQGSVLTILPVAGLLAETSHTGAITEYDARAMASLANATEFDLIQKIASEEEFDRERDACRRIVKLIGEYGLFRARNVARRGASELNEWATARSGVPQLRNLLVTRFGEFATTHRAGRIVSEIESLAFRKQPKDLILNLVSTMRTDARLINAFLLLDLKAVQEADPKAKIIPEISVLIMGYTLQEKLGLPPTASMQEALSTAQEKMQWAHMESLSALTAAEDAALVTMKRAYGELIRMAQYHLQGR encoded by the coding sequence ATGGATCTTATGACTACCGCTCTCAATCAAGCGCTGGACTACCTTGGGAGCCTTAGCCCTGAACTTCAGCAGGAATCGAATCGCATTCGACAAACCCTAGAAGCGCCGCCGCGTATCGTTGTTGTTGGTCGTTTAAAATCTGGTAAATCAACGCTAGTAAATGCCCTTATTGGGGCGCCCGTCGCAGAAACAGCAGCGTTAGAAGCGACCAATGTGGTCACCGTGTTTCAATACGGTGCCCCGGACAGAGCAGAAGCAGTACTTCTTGATGGGCAGCGGCTTCCCATTACTATTCAGCGCGGCAAGGCGGCTGAACTTCCTGCTCCCGCTGAGAAAATTAGTTACATTCACAGATGGATGCCAACTGCCTCAATCCGGGATTTTTCGCTCATTGATACGCCTGGCTTAGCTACTCTGACCGTCGAAAATGAGGCACGCACTCGCCGAATCCTTATCGATGGTTTCGAACAAACCAAAGCAATGTCCGTAGATGCTGATGCTGCCGTATTTTTATTTGATGCAACACCACGCATGGATGAAGTGAAATTTATTCGTGACCTTGGTTTCACATCACTTAATACCCTCGGCGTCTTATCTCGCGCCGATTCCTTCGGCGAAGGCGCCCTTGGAGAACGCGATCCCCTTGAGCATGCTTATGAACATGCACAGTCATTAGCGCAACAATTGCAGGGATCAGTATTGACCATTCTACCTGTTGCAGGCTTACTTGCGGAAACCTCTCATACAGGTGCTATTACGGAATATGACGCCCGTGCGATGGCAAGCCTTGCGAATGCCACCGAGTTTGATCTAATTCAAAAAATAGCTTCCGAAGAAGAATTTGATAGGGAACGCGATGCGTGCCGGAGAATCGTCAAACTCATTGGTGAATATGGGCTTTTCCGAGCAAGAAATGTTGCCCGCCGCGGGGCAAGTGAACTTAATGAATGGGCAACCGCCCGGTCTGGTGTCCCCCAGCTCCGGAATCTCTTAGTTACTCGGTTTGGGGAGTTTGCAACAACGCACCGTGCCGGACGCATTGTAAGCGAAATAGAAAGTCTCGCATTCCGCAAGCAGCCCAAGGATCTTATCTTAAATCTGGTATCCACAATGCGCACTGATGCGCGGCTTATTAATGCGTTTTTGCTATTGGATCTTAAAGCCGTGCAGGAAGCTGATCCTAAAGCGAAAATAATTCCAGAAATCAGTGTGCTTATTATGGGCTATACGCTGCAGGAAAAGCTTGGTTTGCCCCCTACTGCATCTATGCAAGAAGCGCTCTCCACTGCACAGGAAAAGATGCAATGGGCTCATATGGAGTCATTATCAGCGCTTACTGCGGCTGAAGATGCAGCATTGGTCACCATGAAACGCGCATATGGTGAGTTAATCCGTATGGCCCAATACCATCTGCAGGGCCGGTAG
- a CDS encoding dynamin family protein has protein sequence MNSQIQDAQNADHGDMEKRANQLLTAITNKILRQYDYNEISDLAIEKASSKQQSRSVVVVGEVKRGKSSLVNALVGKRNASPVGVNVTTSTPIALTTETENLREGQACLFYPDGERIVSHAELGSWINAGTEHSKDLEQDSLPTRATIPLRNMPLGHATVIDTPGVGGLDPKLSTLAKVSADQACVLVVVCDASTTITKPEMDFIKDTGSNIEAIIVAVTKTDKNLIRWQEIVDENKRLLRTHIGRDIPVIGVSSLLAVVGAEMTSGPHSRQVLELSGINELRQMIQSKFQIAEFLPLANGLRIAVKGLRELSDELNQKLEILRQGEAAVPDLSNRLEELNQLKKEGESWDYYLGRDLTIIRQESMEQLEMRLDALRESWTERINKQGMAVLRKNPQYFTAEMEREFQTAIAESLNYFSYELEHKIVRPRFKSEMDWEEIRNEVSAAFVGKQLQTHNVQQKSQGLLDPMMLMMGISGGSMLGGLIGSVVTFAGLGAVVGVGWVAFNVGFRAMRSGKTNLLNWMKETTATSKMLTSKVLEAAIANARPAIQLRYRENLKQMVESTQKQIQEAERAARADKASQEKRKATLEKNLQIIQKNIATAEATIRDLTAYAAAAAKNAQTETQPFTPNSAAQPSAWGETRG, from the coding sequence GTGAATTCTCAGATACAAGATGCTCAGAATGCCGACCACGGCGACATGGAGAAACGCGCTAATCAGCTACTGACTGCCATAACAAATAAAATCCTGCGGCAATACGATTACAACGAAATCAGTGACCTTGCCATTGAAAAAGCCTCAAGCAAGCAACAATCCCGGTCAGTCGTAGTTGTTGGTGAGGTAAAGCGTGGCAAGAGCTCGTTAGTAAACGCGCTCGTTGGCAAGCGAAACGCCTCTCCTGTGGGTGTGAATGTCACCACTTCTACCCCTATAGCGCTCACCACAGAAACTGAGAACTTGCGCGAAGGCCAAGCATGCTTGTTCTATCCAGATGGGGAACGCATTGTTTCCCATGCTGAGTTAGGATCTTGGATTAATGCTGGCACAGAACATTCCAAAGATCTAGAACAAGATTCGCTTCCAACAAGGGCAACTATCCCCCTTCGAAATATGCCTCTTGGTCATGCTACCGTTATAGATACACCAGGTGTGGGTGGATTAGATCCTAAGTTATCTACATTGGCAAAAGTTTCGGCAGATCAAGCATGCGTACTTGTTGTGGTTTGTGATGCTTCCACCACAATCACCAAACCCGAAATGGACTTTATTAAAGATACGGGATCGAATATTGAGGCCATTATCGTTGCTGTTACAAAAACGGATAAAAACCTCATTCGCTGGCAAGAGATTGTTGATGAAAATAAACGCTTGCTCCGCACCCATATTGGGAGAGACATTCCTGTTATAGGTGTTTCTAGTTTGCTTGCTGTAGTAGGTGCAGAAATGACATCTGGCCCGCACTCACGGCAAGTACTCGAACTCTCCGGAATCAATGAACTTCGTCAGATGATTCAAAGCAAATTCCAAATCGCAGAGTTCCTGCCGTTGGCTAATGGGCTGCGCATCGCAGTGAAGGGCCTTCGGGAGCTGTCTGACGAGCTCAACCAAAAGCTTGAGATTTTACGGCAAGGCGAAGCCGCTGTTCCTGACCTTTCAAACCGGCTTGAAGAACTCAACCAACTAAAAAAGGAAGGCGAAAGCTGGGATTATTATTTAGGTCGTGACCTGACCATTATTCGCCAGGAATCTATGGAGCAGTTAGAGATGCGCCTTGATGCACTCCGAGAATCCTGGACTGAGCGTATTAATAAGCAAGGCATGGCGGTGCTTCGCAAAAACCCGCAGTATTTTACTGCGGAAATGGAGCGAGAATTCCAGACTGCAATCGCAGAATCACTGAATTACTTTTCGTATGAGCTCGAGCATAAAATTGTGCGACCTCGCTTTAAGTCCGAAATGGACTGGGAAGAAATTCGTAATGAGGTAAGTGCGGCATTCGTTGGAAAACAGCTCCAGACGCATAACGTTCAGCAAAAAAGCCAAGGTCTTTTGGATCCAATGATGCTTATGATGGGCATTTCAGGCGGTTCTATGCTTGGTGGCCTAATCGGCAGCGTTGTAACTTTTGCTGGTCTAGGCGCAGTAGTTGGTGTTGGTTGGGTCGCCTTTAATGTGGGCTTTCGAGCTATGCGTTCGGGCAAAACAAACCTCCTTAACTGGATGAAGGAGACGACCGCGACGTCGAAAATGCTTACATCGAAGGTCCTGGAAGCCGCAATTGCTAATGCGCGCCCAGCGATCCAATTGCGCTACCGGGAAAACCTCAAGCAGATGGTGGAATCCACCCAAAAACAAATCCAAGAAGCTGAACGTGCTGCGCGCGCAGATAAAGCAAGCCAGGAAAAGCGCAAGGCCACTTTGGAGAAAAACCTCCAAATTATCCAAAAGAATATTGCAACCGCTGAAGCAACAATCCGTGATTTAACAGCATACGCTGCGGCTGCGGCCAAAAACGCCCAAACAGAAACGCAACCATTCACCCCCAATTCTGCGGCCCAACCGTCCGCATGGGGCGAAACGCGAGGTTAA
- a CDS encoding DUF7373 family lipoprotein: protein MKKLKIGIAVLLSATMLTGCGVTDFVQGFKDGYADAAKEQSPDTGGKAEKSEKKLDTGKYKTEPSVLKKDTDAEVVRTVESYVLAEYMPLPYEVDGILTSTKGGYNIYGPGSMSLHMTNNQIKILEQFPLLYGYLQAASSPTEKVNDPHFSVNHAVLRFEDPDSALRFAEAENVESLTVGPIFLENEPPNPGEKVEIEGLPNTLVTSNYAEYNDSVSFSAFTPLEEYVIYTWVSTPAAEAAWGPDYIKKALEKQVPMLEQFPSVKTGAGFGKTDQYPSIDPGGVVIYTVEAGEDDQKRVPGSYGPRGIASQFTNPKAIHDTLVQTGSKHIGRRESFVFRADNDFGAKSILNAFVSDNLQSGEVEYEEPQGVPDTTCTMSESTNGVQYNCYVVKGRYVGYVSGSSDTTKENIEEKKKLVSQKIAAQYMILQKADQEAGKDK from the coding sequence ATGAAAAAGCTGAAGATCGGCATAGCGGTTCTGTTAAGCGCAACTATGCTCACTGGCTGCGGTGTTACTGATTTTGTGCAGGGTTTTAAGGACGGTTATGCTGACGCGGCTAAAGAGCAGTCTCCGGATACTGGGGGAAAGGCGGAAAAGTCTGAAAAGAAGTTAGACACTGGTAAATATAAAACTGAGCCAAGTGTATTAAAGAAGGATACGGACGCAGAGGTAGTTCGTACAGTTGAGTCATACGTCTTAGCTGAGTATATGCCGTTGCCATATGAGGTAGACGGGATCCTAACTTCTACAAAAGGCGGCTATAACATCTACGGTCCTGGAAGTATGTCGCTTCATATGACCAATAATCAAATTAAAATCTTGGAGCAATTCCCACTGTTGTATGGGTATCTTCAGGCGGCATCATCACCTACAGAAAAAGTGAATGACCCGCATTTTTCAGTGAACCACGCGGTGCTCCGATTTGAAGATCCGGATAGCGCACTAAGGTTTGCTGAAGCTGAAAATGTTGAGTCGTTGACGGTTGGCCCCATTTTCTTGGAAAATGAGCCACCTAATCCTGGTGAAAAAGTCGAAATTGAAGGTTTGCCAAATACTTTGGTGACCTCGAACTATGCGGAATACAACGATTCGGTTTCCTTCTCCGCTTTTACCCCGCTGGAAGAGTATGTGATTTACACATGGGTATCCACTCCAGCAGCAGAAGCAGCTTGGGGGCCGGACTACATTAAGAAGGCGCTAGAAAAGCAAGTTCCGATGCTGGAACAATTTCCTTCGGTGAAAACAGGCGCCGGGTTCGGCAAGACCGATCAATACCCTTCGATCGATCCAGGCGGTGTAGTGATTTATACCGTTGAAGCAGGTGAAGACGATCAGAAACGTGTGCCTGGTTCCTATGGTCCTCGTGGAATTGCTTCTCAATTTACAAACCCAAAGGCTATCCACGACACACTCGTACAGACTGGTTCTAAGCATATTGGACGCAGGGAATCATTTGTGTTCCGTGCAGACAATGATTTCGGCGCAAAGTCTATTTTGAACGCATTTGTCTCAGATAATCTGCAAAGCGGTGAGGTTGAGTATGAGGAACCACAGGGAGTTCCAGACACGACATGCACGATGTCTGAGTCCACAAATGGGGTTCAATATAACTGCTATGTGGTGAAAGGCCGCTATGTTGGCTATGTGAGTGGAAGTTCTGACACCACCAAGGAAAACATCGAAGAAAAGAAGAAATTGGTTTCCCAAAAAATCGCAGCTCAATACATGATTCTTCAGAAAGCTGATCAAGAAGCGGGTAAAGATAAGTAA
- a CDS encoding Hsp70 family protein gives MSRNHWTIGIDFGTSNTAAAHTNPIKGTVEAVNLSHDRTTMSSAVYVESPEQIDVGDVAVNKAESNPAGFVPAPKRVIPQQMFQINGYDVPSSMPVAAVLSSVVQRVSREHGNEQPSELVLTHPEAWSSNEIKVLLDAAAQLGLEAAKITTISEPQAAAHYYSRAKSLEPGQRIAVFDFGGGTLDIAVLQANENNTFDVIAARGDNTLGGKSFDALMRKWVDQQLEDRNPDLLDYFRTQAPLQERHALEDSIRRAKELLSEASYATVAVSGRGETERFQITRAEFEQLISPLLEKAAELTQTTLADAGITDASELVALYLTGGSSRIPIVQERLKEFGPLATLDDPKTVVAQGAISALGPIVRGMTPQNMGAPQPEFGASTGAGWASTPQTNNNPYQPQPSQVPAAFTGSAKGGDMTPTAKSKLSTRTIGILAAAAVAVLVIGGISTYKFVSGQNGNATNTSETIASSEPSSEQGNSGLQTSVPEEDKLDSLDKVVAAVPATITASTDKCKIRETGETGALHVRCEIKKDSPDFQYFTMKSDYDIPQIEFAIDPHESTFERRRIVQGIYEDRDQDNLIVEDESGTKAAHFVNVDSQSSYRMKYANTETGLLLSSSDFKDKATGEEYLRSKGLL, from the coding sequence ATGTCGCGGAATCATTGGACCATAGGGATCGACTTTGGAACTTCGAATACAGCGGCAGCGCACACGAACCCTATTAAAGGCACCGTAGAGGCGGTTAACCTTAGCCATGATCGCACAACGATGTCTTCTGCGGTGTATGTGGAATCACCGGAGCAGATTGATGTCGGTGATGTGGCCGTTAATAAAGCGGAAAGCAATCCTGCGGGTTTTGTTCCTGCCCCCAAGCGGGTTATTCCGCAACAGATGTTCCAGATCAATGGTTACGACGTCCCTTCATCTATGCCGGTGGCAGCTGTACTGTCCTCCGTGGTTCAGCGTGTTTCCCGTGAACATGGCAATGAGCAACCTTCCGAGCTTGTGCTGACTCACCCAGAAGCGTGGTCATCGAATGAAATTAAGGTGCTATTGGATGCGGCGGCGCAATTAGGTCTTGAAGCAGCGAAGATTACTACGATTTCCGAGCCGCAAGCAGCAGCCCACTACTATTCTCGTGCTAAATCTCTAGAGCCTGGTCAGCGAATCGCGGTGTTCGATTTCGGTGGTGGGACCCTGGATATTGCTGTGTTGCAGGCAAATGAAAACAATACCTTTGATGTGATTGCGGCTCGTGGCGATAATACGCTTGGTGGGAAAAGCTTTGACGCGCTGATGCGTAAATGGGTTGACCAGCAGCTGGAAGACCGAAACCCAGACCTTCTGGACTATTTCCGCACACAAGCTCCACTTCAAGAGCGTCATGCTTTGGAAGATTCCATCCGCCGTGCAAAAGAATTGCTTTCGGAAGCTTCGTATGCAACTGTCGCGGTAAGCGGGCGTGGCGAAACAGAGCGATTTCAAATAACTCGTGCGGAGTTTGAACAGCTTATTTCCCCATTGCTGGAAAAAGCAGCAGAACTTACGCAAACTACGCTCGCTGATGCAGGCATTACGGATGCGAGTGAACTTGTTGCGCTTTATCTTACGGGTGGTTCCTCCCGGATACCGATTGTGCAGGAGCGCCTGAAAGAATTTGGGCCTTTAGCAACCCTAGATGATCCCAAAACCGTTGTAGCCCAGGGTGCAATTTCTGCGCTTGGGCCAATTGTGCGGGGCATGACTCCGCAGAATATGGGGGCTCCTCAACCTGAATTCGGCGCGTCAACCGGAGCTGGGTGGGCGTCGACACCTCAAACAAACAATAACCCCTATCAACCGCAACCAAGCCAAGTACCGGCAGCATTTACGGGTTCTGCAAAAGGTGGTGATATGACACCAACAGCGAAATCGAAACTAAGCACCCGAACCATTGGAATCCTTGCAGCAGCGGCAGTGGCGGTATTGGTCATTGGCGGGATCAGTACGTATAAATTCGTGAGTGGACAAAACGGCAATGCAACGAATACTTCAGAAACCATAGCGTCGAGCGAGCCTAGTTCTGAGCAGGGGAACTCGGGACTACAAACAAGTGTGCCGGAAGAAGACAAACTGGATTCCCTAGATAAAGTGGTTGCTGCCGTGCCAGCTACTATTACAGCGTCTACGGACAAGTGCAAAATCCGAGAAACCGGGGAGACTGGCGCACTGCACGTGCGTTGCGAAATTAAAAAAGATAGTCCCGATTTTCAGTACTTCACTATGAAAAGTGACTATGACATCCCGCAAATAGAGTTTGCGATAGATCCACACGAATCTACATTCGAACGACGTAGGATCGTTCAAGGTATCTATGAAGACCGCGATCAAGACAACTTAATCGTGGAAGATGAAAGCGGCACGAAAGCGGCGCACTTTGTGAATGTGGATTCTCAAAGTAGCTACAGGATGAAATACGCAAATACCGAAACTGGACTGCTGTTGTCTTCATCGGATTTTAAGGACAAAGCTACGGGTGAAGAATACCTGCGTTCCAAGGGACTGCTGTAA
- a CDS encoding C39 family peptidase, producing the protein MTMGDYDGILNSDGLNSLFEFNELEADTYPTEDYVSEDAFPVPDNDPLSISTPETESAPELEDPNPETELTDPHDTMDFGVIEGDQPTEQPVEPQIEDPSITPEDDGVYGNSYEWNTDWFFQEVDGYCGPTSAAIIVNEYHDAGIADPQYMVNQAYELGLTQDISKGMYMSDVATLLESSGVPCENVTSSMEDLSNRLEQGYGIIAFVDSGELWGDQGDMVTEDDLPDHFLVVTEINMNTGMVTLADPGHPNGNGMQVPISEFEDAWADSNYEMVATTNVDSELAGATGGAVGNPQLAIANVTRSEVIQ; encoded by the coding sequence ATGACTATGGGTGACTACGACGGCATACTTAACTCTGATGGATTAAATTCGCTTTTTGAGTTTAATGAATTAGAAGCCGATACCTACCCAACTGAGGATTATGTTAGCGAAGATGCATTTCCAGTCCCGGACAACGATCCATTAAGCATCTCTACTCCAGAGACTGAATCTGCTCCGGAGTTGGAGGACCCAAATCCTGAAACCGAACTTACTGACCCACACGACACTATGGATTTCGGTGTTATTGAAGGTGATCAGCCGACCGAGCAACCTGTGGAACCACAAATAGAAGATCCTTCAATTACTCCAGAAGATGACGGAGTTTATGGAAATTCATATGAGTGGAATACCGACTGGTTTTTCCAAGAAGTAGACGGTTATTGCGGTCCAACTTCAGCAGCGATTATTGTGAATGAATATCATGACGCCGGTATCGCTGATCCACAATATATGGTGAACCAAGCATATGAATTAGGCTTAACCCAAGACATTTCTAAAGGAATGTATATGTCTGATGTGGCAACATTGCTGGAATCTTCAGGTGTGCCATGTGAAAACGTCACAAGCTCAATGGAGGATTTATCGAACCGCCTTGAGCAGGGTTATGGGATTATTGCTTTCGTCGATTCTGGTGAATTGTGGGGCGACCAAGGCGACATGGTTACTGAAGACGATTTGCCTGATCACTTTTTAGTTGTCACCGAAATTAATATGAATACTGGTATGGTGACACTAGCGGATCCTGGCCATCCAAATGGAAATGGAATGCAGGTCCCTATTAGTGAGTTTGAAGATGCATGGGCGGATAGCAATTACGAAATGGTAGCTACTACCAATGTGGATTCTGAGCTTGCTGGAGCCACTGGAGGCGCGGTAGGCAATCCACAACTTGCAATTGCCAATGTGACGCGCAGCGAAGTTATTCAATAG
- a CDS encoding RNA polymerase sigma factor, which yields MSDVELLSKAREGDQRAFAELVTRYQHIAWSVCLRITENQYDAEDALQIALASTWQNLSRFRGESKFGTWFYRIASNSAMAIVRKRRPEQSIDEEENGYVIELEDTTAVFEDRIADQDRLAYALQQLPDEAREALVLAEVAGLTYAEIAVHQNSSLSAVKVRIHRAKKKLIEILQSTT from the coding sequence ATGAGTGATGTGGAACTATTGAGCAAGGCTCGCGAAGGCGACCAACGAGCATTTGCTGAACTGGTGACACGTTACCAACACATAGCTTGGAGTGTGTGTTTACGTATTACCGAGAACCAGTACGACGCTGAAGATGCTTTGCAGATTGCACTAGCATCTACCTGGCAAAATCTTTCTCGCTTCAGGGGTGAATCGAAGTTCGGCACTTGGTTCTATCGAATTGCTAGCAATTCTGCAATGGCGATTGTACGGAAACGGCGACCAGAACAATCGATCGATGAAGAAGAGAATGGTTATGTAATAGAGTTAGAGGACACTACGGCGGTATTTGAAGATCGGATAGCAGACCAAGATCGCCTAGCTTACGCATTACAGCAGCTCCCAGATGAAGCTCGGGAAGCATTGGTACTGGCTGAAGTGGCAGGGTTGACCTATGCAGAAATCGCTGTCCATCAAAATTCTTCGCTATCAGCAGTGAAAGTGCGTATCCATAGGGCTAAAAAGAAACTTATAGAGATTCTCCAATCCACAACATAG